In Stenotrophomonas sp. 169, one DNA window encodes the following:
- a CDS encoding glycosyl hydrolase family 18 protein, producing MHDPIARSAARPARPFHHRPAWLLALAIGGSLPALAQAANCTGVGQWDQAKIYRTGDTLQKNGVLYQARQDIWNAPPDHPAGAPYYTNLGACTGSGSNQPPVVSLTSPSNGALFSAGSTVSVTANASDADGSISKVEFFRGGTSLGIDTSAPYSASWTNASAGSHTLRAVATDSGNATASTATITITVNAASGDTTAPSVPGGLSVGTRTANSVALSWTAASDNSGGSGVAGYDVYRNGALVGSPSSPSYVDGGLLPSTAYSYRVRARDNAGNASAQGSTVSATTLAGSGGGAGKRVIGYFTQWGIYGRNYRVKNIDASGSAAGLTHINYAFGNVRNNRCEVGVTQPSDANTGAGGDAFADYSKAFAAGESVSGSADTWDQPLRGNWNQLKQLKAKHPGLKALISLGGWTWSRGFSSAARPENRQAFVASCIDAYIRGNLPVTDGAGGAGAALGVFDGIDIDWEYPVACGIACGTPEDNANFTALLAEFRRQLDAVRPGLLLTVAVGAGIDKIRVTNPAAYHPYLDYINVMTYDFHGAWDPRTNHHSALFNAAADPSTGDQLQYNSNDAIEAFLARGVPASKLNLGIGFYGRGWNGVGGGNNGMYQTASGAAAGTYEAGIEDWKVLKNLGWPTYTDTAAGATWAYNGSTLWSYDTPANVTRKMTYVKAQGLGGAFFWEFSGDDAQGTLSRSISDGLK from the coding sequence ATGCATGACCCGATTGCACGCAGTGCCGCTCGTCCCGCCCGCCCGTTCCACCACCGTCCTGCCTGGCTGCTGGCGTTGGCCATCGGCGGCAGCCTGCCCGCCTTGGCACAGGCCGCCAACTGCACCGGCGTCGGCCAATGGGACCAGGCGAAGATCTACCGCACCGGTGACACCCTGCAGAAGAACGGCGTGCTGTATCAGGCCAGACAGGACATCTGGAACGCACCGCCCGATCATCCGGCCGGGGCGCCGTATTACACCAACCTGGGCGCCTGTACCGGCAGTGGCAGCAACCAGCCCCCCGTGGTCAGCCTGACCTCGCCGTCCAACGGCGCCCTCTTCAGCGCTGGCAGCACGGTGTCGGTCACCGCCAATGCCAGCGATGCCGACGGCAGCATCAGCAAGGTCGAGTTCTTCCGCGGCGGTACCTCGCTGGGCATCGACACCAGCGCGCCCTACAGCGCCAGTTGGACCAACGCCAGCGCCGGCAGCCACACCCTGCGCGCGGTGGCCACCGACAGCGGCAACGCCACGGCCAGCACCGCCACGATCACCATCACCGTCAACGCCGCCAGTGGTGACACCACCGCACCCAGCGTGCCCGGCGGGCTGTCGGTAGGCACCCGCACCGCCAACAGCGTGGCCCTGAGCTGGACCGCCGCCAGCGACAACAGCGGCGGCAGTGGCGTGGCGGGCTACGACGTGTATCGCAATGGCGCCCTGGTGGGCTCGCCCTCCAGCCCGTCCTATGTCGACGGCGGACTGCTGCCTTCCACCGCCTACAGCTACCGCGTGCGGGCGCGTGACAACGCCGGCAATGCGTCGGCCCAGGGCAGTACCGTCAGTGCCACCACCCTTGCCGGCAGCGGCGGCGGTGCAGGCAAGCGGGTCATCGGCTACTTCACCCAGTGGGGTATCTATGGCCGCAATTACCGGGTCAAGAACATCGACGCCAGTGGATCGGCCGCGGGCCTGACCCACATCAACTATGCGTTCGGCAATGTGCGCAACAACCGCTGCGAAGTGGGTGTCACCCAGCCGTCCGATGCCAACACGGGCGCCGGGGGTGACGCCTTTGCCGATTACAGCAAGGCCTTCGCGGCTGGTGAGAGTGTCAGTGGCAGCGCCGACACGTGGGACCAGCCGCTGCGCGGCAACTGGAACCAGCTCAAGCAGCTCAAAGCCAAGCATCCGGGCCTGAAAGCGCTGATCTCGCTCGGCGGCTGGACCTGGTCACGCGGCTTCTCCAGCGCCGCGCGCCCGGAAAACCGCCAAGCCTTCGTGGCCTCGTGCATCGATGCCTACATCCGCGGCAACCTTCCCGTTACCGACGGGGCGGGCGGTGCCGGCGCCGCGCTGGGGGTGTTCGATGGCATCGACATCGACTGGGAATACCCGGTGGCCTGTGGCATCGCCTGCGGCACGCCGGAGGACAACGCCAACTTCACCGCACTGCTGGCCGAATTCCGCCGCCAGCTGGATGCGGTGCGACCTGGCCTGCTGTTGACGGTGGCGGTCGGCGCCGGTATCGACAAGATCCGCGTCACCAATCCGGCGGCGTACCACCCGTACCTGGACTACATCAACGTGATGACCTACGACTTCCACGGCGCGTGGGACCCACGGACCAACCATCACTCCGCGCTGTTCAATGCCGCTGCTGATCCGTCCACCGGCGACCAGCTGCAGTACAACAGCAATGACGCCATCGAAGCGTTCCTGGCCCGCGGTGTGCCCGCCTCCAAGCTCAATCTGGGCATCGGCTTCTACGGTCGTGGCTGGAACGGCGTAGGTGGCGGCAACAACGGCATGTACCAGACCGCATCCGGGGCAGCGGCGGGCACCTACGAGGCCGGCATCGAAGACTGGAAGGTGCTCAAGAACCTCGGCTGGCCGACCTACACCGACACCGCAGCAGGCGCCACCTGGGCATACAACGGCAGCACGTTGTGGAGCTATGACACCCCGGCCAACGTGACCCGCAAGATGACCTATGTCAAAGCCCAGGGACTGGGCGGCGCATTCTTCTGGGAGTTCAGCGGCGACGATGCGCAGGGCACCTTGTCGCGCAGCATCAGTGATGGCCTGAAGTAA
- the purL gene encoding phosphoribosylformylglycinamidine synthase — protein sequence MMVLEGAPALSAFRRERLESRLQSIAADLRISGAWHVYFVQPEGQQHADAAILRRILEAGEHAEPLAAGATQRFVVPRLGTLSPWSSKATELVRGAGQPVSRVERGLRLDLLGWPADPQVQQALVKALHDPMTQSVLETVEQGQALFNALPRGELERIALEDLDGANQRLGLAMAQDEIDYLRERFAQLGRKPSDVELMMFAQANSEHCRHKIFNASWTIDGQDQDRSLFKMIKNTHQQTPQHTLSAYSDNAAVIEGHPAARYRPDPSTGEYRSEAVLPSAFQIKVETHNHPTAIAPFPGAATGAGGEIRDEGATGRGGKPKAGLTGFSVSHLRIPTLPQPWEAPRALNPRMSPALDIMLDGPLGGAAFNNEFGRPNLLGYFRSFELPEGGALTRAYDKPIMLAGGLGAIDRVQVDKLPLQAGDVVIVLGGPAMLIGLGGGAASSVASGESAEDLDFASVQRENPEMERRCQEVIDRCVGMGLDNPIKFFHDVGAGGLSNAIPELLHDSGVGGVIDLGKVPTDDPSLSPMQLWCNESQERYVLGVAPERLDAFAALCARERCPFAAVGIATTEEHLVVAYGAVPGHIPADAPIDLPMDVLFGKPPKMHRDASHPPAPRWPALKTGGLDLHEAGLRVLAHPTVASKNFLITIGDRSVGGLTAREQMIGPWQVPVADVAITLGDFDGVVGEAMSLGERTPLALLDAAASARMAVGEAITNLCAAPVDALDEVKLSANWMAAAGHAGEDALLYDAVKAVGMELCPQLDISIPVGKDSLSMQAQWHDGGQAHKSVSPVSLVITAFAPVADVRQQLTPLLQRDVDSELWLIGLGAGKQRMGGSILAQVHADHSGLPAFGGTAPDLDDPQRLRAFFELIRDARQAGVLLAYHDRSDGGAFAALCEMAFASRLGLDILLDAWGDDPFRSLFNEELGAVVQVAREDRAAFADLVERHALTECAQRIARPTTAPVVRVTLHGESLVEWRWEALFDAWWSVTHAMQKLRDNPENADQEHQVARAFSAPGLKPKLSFDLNEDIGAPYVQTGARPTVAILREQGVNGQIEMANAFERAGFRAFDVHMSDLIEGRVALQDFRGLVACGGFSYGDVLGAGRGWATSILERDALRDAFAAFFAREDSFSLGVCNGCQMISQLKAIIPGAEHWPQFRRNASEQFEARTSLLEVVESPSILLRDMAGSRLPVAVAHGEGRAVFDNAVDQAAARVALRFIDGDGKVASQYPLNPNGSPDGMTGLTTTDGRVTIMMPHPERTARALNLSWAPPEWQGDSPWMRMFRNARAWCG from the coding sequence ATGATGGTCCTCGAGGGCGCGCCCGCCCTGTCGGCGTTCCGCCGCGAACGTCTCGAATCCCGCCTGCAGTCCATTGCCGCCGATCTGCGCATCAGCGGTGCCTGGCATGTGTATTTCGTGCAGCCCGAAGGCCAGCAGCACGCCGATGCCGCCATCCTGCGGCGGATCCTGGAGGCTGGCGAACACGCTGAGCCGTTGGCCGCCGGTGCGACGCAGCGCTTCGTGGTGCCGCGCCTGGGCACGCTGTCGCCGTGGTCGAGCAAGGCGACCGAACTGGTGCGCGGTGCGGGCCAGCCGGTCAGCCGGGTCGAACGTGGCCTGCGCCTGGACCTGCTGGGCTGGCCTGCCGACCCGCAGGTCCAGCAGGCGCTGGTGAAGGCGCTGCACGATCCGATGACCCAGTCGGTGCTTGAGACCGTGGAGCAGGGGCAGGCACTGTTCAACGCGCTGCCGCGTGGCGAGCTGGAGCGGATCGCGCTGGAGGATCTGGACGGTGCCAACCAGCGCCTCGGCCTGGCGATGGCGCAGGACGAAATCGACTACCTGCGGGAGCGCTTCGCCCAGCTGGGACGCAAGCCCTCGGACGTGGAACTGATGATGTTCGCGCAGGCGAACTCCGAGCATTGTCGGCACAAGATCTTCAATGCCAGCTGGACCATCGATGGGCAGGACCAGGACCGGTCGTTGTTCAAGATGATCAAGAACACCCACCAGCAGACCCCGCAGCACACGCTCAGCGCCTACAGCGACAATGCGGCGGTGATCGAAGGGCACCCGGCGGCACGCTATCGCCCGGACCCGTCCACGGGCGAGTACCGCAGCGAAGCGGTGCTGCCGAGTGCGTTCCAGATCAAGGTGGAAACCCACAACCATCCCACCGCCATCGCGCCGTTCCCCGGTGCGGCAACCGGTGCCGGCGGCGAGATCCGCGACGAGGGGGCAACCGGACGCGGTGGCAAGCCCAAGGCAGGCCTGACCGGTTTCTCGGTCTCGCACCTGCGCATCCCGACGCTGCCGCAGCCCTGGGAAGCGCCGCGCGCGCTGAATCCGCGCATGTCGCCGGCACTGGACATCATGCTGGACGGCCCACTGGGCGGTGCGGCCTTCAACAACGAGTTCGGCCGTCCGAACCTGCTGGGCTACTTCCGCAGCTTCGAGCTTCCCGAAGGTGGCGCGCTGACCCGCGCGTATGACAAGCCGATCATGCTGGCCGGTGGTCTCGGTGCCATCGACCGCGTACAGGTGGACAAGCTGCCGCTGCAGGCCGGTGACGTGGTGATCGTGCTCGGCGGCCCGGCGATGCTGATCGGCCTGGGCGGTGGTGCCGCTTCGTCGGTGGCATCGGGCGAAAGCGCGGAAGACCTGGATTTCGCCAGCGTGCAGCGCGAGAACCCGGAGATGGAGCGCCGTTGCCAGGAAGTGATCGACCGCTGCGTCGGCATGGGGCTGGACAACCCGATCAAGTTCTTCCACGACGTCGGTGCGGGCGGCCTGTCCAACGCGATTCCGGAACTGCTGCACGATTCCGGCGTGGGCGGGGTGATCGATCTCGGCAAGGTGCCGACCGACGACCCGTCGCTGTCGCCGATGCAGTTGTGGTGCAACGAGTCCCAGGAGCGTTACGTGCTGGGTGTCGCACCGGAGCGTCTGGATGCGTTCGCCGCGCTGTGCGCGCGTGAGCGCTGCCCGTTCGCCGCGGTGGGCATTGCGACGACGGAAGAGCACCTGGTGGTGGCGTACGGCGCCGTGCCGGGCCACATCCCCGCCGATGCCCCGATCGACCTGCCGATGGACGTGCTGTTCGGCAAGCCGCCGAAGATGCACCGTGACGCGAGCCACCCGCCTGCCCCGCGCTGGCCTGCGCTGAAGACCGGCGGGCTGGACCTGCACGAAGCCGGCCTTCGCGTACTGGCCCACCCGACCGTCGCCTCGAAGAACTTCCTGATCACCATCGGTGACCGCAGCGTCGGTGGCCTCACCGCGCGCGAGCAGATGATCGGCCCGTGGCAGGTGCCGGTTGCGGACGTGGCCATCACCCTGGGCGATTTCGACGGCGTGGTCGGCGAGGCGATGTCGCTGGGCGAGCGCACGCCGCTGGCCCTGCTTGATGCGGCCGCTTCGGCGCGCATGGCGGTCGGCGAGGCGATCACCAACCTGTGCGCCGCGCCGGTGGATGCGCTGGACGAAGTGAAGCTGTCGGCGAACTGGATGGCGGCTGCCGGCCACGCCGGTGAAGACGCCCTGCTGTACGACGCGGTCAAGGCCGTGGGCATGGAACTGTGCCCGCAGCTGGATATCAGCATCCCGGTGGGCAAGGATTCGCTGTCGATGCAGGCGCAGTGGCACGATGGCGGCCAGGCACACAAGAGCGTATCGCCGGTTTCGCTGGTGATCACCGCGTTTGCCCCGGTGGCAGACGTGCGCCAGCAGCTCACTCCGCTGCTGCAGCGCGACGTGGACAGCGAGCTGTGGTTGATCGGCCTGGGGGCCGGTAAGCAGCGCATGGGCGGTTCGATCCTGGCCCAGGTGCATGCCGACCACAGTGGCCTGCCTGCCTTCGGTGGCACCGCGCCGGATCTGGATGATCCGCAGCGCCTGCGCGCGTTCTTCGAACTGATCCGCGATGCACGCCAGGCCGGCGTGCTGCTGGCGTACCACGATCGCAGCGATGGCGGCGCATTTGCCGCACTGTGCGAGATGGCGTTCGCTTCGCGCCTGGGGCTGGACATCCTGCTCGATGCCTGGGGCGATGATCCGTTCCGCAGCCTGTTCAACGAAGAATTGGGCGCGGTGGTGCAGGTGGCACGCGAGGACCGCGCCGCCTTCGCTGACCTGGTCGAGCGCCATGCGCTGACCGAATGCGCGCAGCGCATCGCCCGCCCGACCACGGCACCGGTGGTGCGGGTGACCCTGCACGGTGAAAGCCTGGTCGAGTGGCGCTGGGAAGCGCTGTTCGATGCCTGGTGGTCGGTGACCCATGCCATGCAGAAGCTGCGTGACAACCCGGAAAATGCCGATCAGGAACACCAGGTGGCGCGGGCCTTCAGCGCCCCGGGCCTGAAGCCGAAACTGTCGTTCGACCTCAACGAGGATATCGGTGCCCCGTACGTGCAGACCGGTGCCCGGCCGACCGTGGCGATCCTGCGCGAGCAGGGCGTCAACGGCCAGATTGAAATGGCGAACGCGTTCGAACGGGCCGGTTTCCGCGCGTTCGATGTGCACATGAGCGACCTGATTGAGGGTCGGGTCGCGCTGCAGGACTTCCGTGGCCTGGTGGCATGCGGTGGTTTCAGTTACGGCGACGTGCTGGGTGCGGGCCGTGGCTGGGCGACCTCGATCCTGGAGCGTGATGCGCTGCGCGATGCGTTCGCCGCCTTCTTCGCGCGCGAGGACAGCTTCTCGCTGGGTGTGTGCAATGGCTGCCAGATGATCAGCCAGCTGAAGGCGATCATCCCCGGTGCCGAGCACTGGCCGCAGTTCCGCCGCAATGCCAGCGAGCAGTTCGAGGCACGGACGTCGCTGCTGGAGGTCGTGGAGTCGCCGTCCATCCTGCTGCGCGACATGGCCGGTTCACGCCTGCCGGTGGCGGTGGCGCATGGCGAAGGACGCGCAGTGTTCGACAATGCCGTGGATCAGGCGGCGGCGCGGGTGGCGCTGCGGTTCATCGACGGCGATGGCAAGGTGGCCAGCCAGTATCCGCTCAATCCCAACGGCTCGCCGGACGGCATGACCGGGCTGACGACCACCGACGGCCGGGTCACTATCATGATGCCGCACCCGGAGCGCACCGCGCGCGCACTCAACCTGAGCTGGGCCCCGCCCGAGTGGCAGGGGGACTCGCCGTGGATGCGGATGTTCCGCAACGCACGCGCATGGTGCGGATGA